A genomic segment from Diospyros lotus cultivar Yz01 chromosome 5, ASM1463336v1, whole genome shotgun sequence encodes:
- the LOC127801262 gene encoding uncharacterized protein LOC127801262 isoform X2: MDPFNLKAEKANAISRYRRRQKLTTMLRFVELFFFLVMISRVSVQLPFGFRLSGEYFRRLTAIFFSPQFVFVLGNAIVVVLFVKSGWLSGQDAEKKATARVDFCKEYVENSLKNHNSDGLDADNRRGERKIYRSQSENLNREGGEKRRQELRRTATEACRNSTAAEACYPEDEMSNEEFRRTVEAFIARQQRFLREQELSGILRYSSTRMEN; encoded by the coding sequence ATGGATCCCTTCAACTTGAAAGCTGAAAAGGCCAACGCGATCTCGAGGTACCGCCGCCGCCAGAAGCTCACCACGATGCTCCGCTTCGTCGagctcttcttctttctcgtcATGATCTCCAGAGTTTCCGTTCAGCTGCCGTTTGGATTCAGGCTCTCCGGCGAGTACTTCCGCCGACTCACGGCGATCTTCTTCAGTCCGCAGTTCGTGTTTGTGCTCGGGAACGCGATTGTCGTCGTTCTTTTCGTGAAATCCGGCTGGCTTTCCGGTCAAGACGCGGAAAAGAAAGCTACAGCTAGAGTTGATTTCTGCAAAGAGTACGTTGAAAACAGCTTGAAGAATCACAATAGCGATGGATTGGATGCGGATAACCGGAGGGGAGAGAGGAAGATTTATAGGAGCCAGTCGGAGAATTTGAACAGGGAGGGCGGTGAGAAGCGCCGCCAGGAACTGAGGCGGACGGCGACGGAGGCATGCCGTAATAGTACGGCGGCGGAGGCGTGCTATCCGGAGGACGAGATGAGCAACGAGGAGTTCCGGCGAACCGTCGAGGCCTTCATAGCCAGGCAACAGAGGTTTCTGAGAGAACAAGAGTTGTCAGGTA
- the LOC127801396 gene encoding uncharacterized protein LOC127801396, translated as MSDPVIQSYHDGDDKAEQSKHSFQSVWLSHWMRTSCRAAPQVHNETSLGVEKNNDYDANKHHLQGGLEVASDISLSTEGFTEVTEARTIRIMNNGLATSSKNLIKKKLDCHRFPGFSLCQNMRCGLDPQDNPDSSCDGQVSRPQIDCNIEHNASTTVSHFPLVREAVPTATETLSKCYFQSNGISHHAEEPLSPPKVSGDDNLALVGPCQDNFTRLNQMVPYRSDKGKAPMLSFMSRQEEMNHLVSAISSKEHISTANATILKHEHDNYKGCSAILACEKKLDDCSTCGKSGTSFPRQSNASLSIHVPLKGNNHLPVLIGDRYQKMHNCSGSGFIPSWRNSPDATNSEKLYHGFYSMLRIPSSIHDLETTRICRRNLMDGLAGNAAPFSETNRSLLLVKKADVSWSKEYETFRESTVSDKSKGNMFNQLLSSSTPSGLGQRVVKLQPLGSSTDSEGKDDTEDIRTPEVCLKNESSAETNTMDIDAFKEQNHIYVGNSSASDKDILVGQNPPSHDTVASAGEEEVECRLAITRLPDINEEIPALPAGKSSVDNAEPSNSKTLSLDAEHLLHAEQPSNPSSNHYPNNQPTLDPDCRWLKRLRLSDSVSIALGTKCSSMGDPSSHEKVNKLFNKIIKDSKDSSLETTPQKSHGKEEMTAAQTSISFGKRVFSSVGSGKRDKDMLLSNSWIRRWCRNQAATEQGKPKVAVVCEPRSRKMEFHELQNKQSPSLAAMALMAKAMTGFPPCELRRTGSFVVWNTKGF; from the exons ATGTCTGATCCTGTTATTCAATCATATCATGATGGTGATGACAAAGCCGAGCAATCTAAGCATTCTTTTCAATCTGTTTGGCTGTCTCATTGGATGCGAACAAGCTGTAGGGCGGCACCTCAAGTTCATAATGAAACATCTTTGGGTGTTGAGAAGAACAACGATTATGATGCCAACAAGCACCACTTGCAAGGTGGGCTTGAGGTAGCATCTGATATTTCTTTATCCACTGAGGGATTTACTGAAGTAACTGAAGCCAGAACTATTAGAATCATGAATAATGGTCTGGCAACAAGCTcaaaaaacttgataaaaaagaaattagattgcCATCGCTTTCCAGGGTTCAGCCTTTGCCAAAATATGAGATGTGGCTTGGATCCACAGGATAATCCAGACAGTTCTTGTGACGGGCAAGTGTCAAGGCCCCAAATTGACTGCAACATTGAGCACAATGCTTCTACAACTGTGAGTCATTTTCCTTTAGTACGTGAAGCGGTTCCAACTGCAACAGAAACCTTGTCAAAATGCTATTTTCAGTCTAATGGCATATCACACCATGCTGAAGAGCCACTTAGTCCTCCAAAAGTTTCTGGTGATGACAACTTGGCTCTTGTAGGGCCTTGTCAGGACAATTTTACTAGGTTGAATCAGATGGTGCCCTACAGATCTGACAAAGGAAAAGCTCCCATGCTATCTTTTATGAGTAGACAAGAAGAAATGAACCATCTAGTCTCTGCTATATCATCCAAAGAACACATATCAACTGCTAATGCTACAATTTTGAAACATGAACATGATAACTATAAGGGATGTTCTGCAATTCTGGCCTGCGAGAAGAAACTGGATGATTGCTCAACCTGTGGAAAATCTGGAACTTCATTTCCAAGGCAGAGTAATGCATCCTTGTCAATCCATGTTCCCCTTAAAGGCAATAATCATTTACCTGTACTTATTGGAGATCGGTACCAGAAGATGCATAATTGTTCAGGTTCTGGGTTTATTCCAAGCTGGAGAAATTCCCCAGATGCAACCAATTCAGAAAAGTTATATCATGGTTTTTATTCAATGCTAAGGATACCAAGTTCAATACATGATCTGGAGACTACAAGAATTTGTAGAAGAAATCTCATGGACGGATTAGCTGGAAATGCAGCCCCCTTTTCTGAGACAAATCGTAGTTTGTTATTAGTGAAAAAGGCTGATGTTAGCTGGTCAAAAGAATATGAAACATTCAGAGAGTCAACAGTGTCTGATAAATCAAAAGGGAACATGTTCAATCAGCTTCTAAGTTCATCAACTCCTTCAGGGCTGGGTCAACGAGTAGTAAAGCTTCAGCCTCTAGGTAGCTCCACTGATAGTGAGGGAAAAGATGATACTGAAGATATCAGAACTCCTGAAGTTTGTCTGAAGAATGAATCATCTGCCGAGACTAATACCATGGACATTGATGCTTTCAAGGAGCAGAACCATATTTATG TTGGAAATTCTTCTGCATCAGATAAG GATATCTTGGTGGGCCAAAACCCACCATCTCATGATACAGTTGCCTCTGCTGGAGAGGAGGAGGTTGAATGCAGATTGGCTATCACCAGGTTACCTGACATTAATGAAGAAATTCCTGCACTTCCAGCTGGAAAGAGCTCAGTGGACAATGCAGAACCAAGCAATTCAAAAACCCTGAGCTTAGATGCTGAACATCTCCTTCACGCTGAACAGCCCAGTAATCCATCCTCGAATCATTACCCGAACAATCAGCCAACGCTAGACCCAGACTGCAGATGGCTTAAGCGTCTCAGACTAAGTGATTCAGTTTCAATTGCACTTGGTACTAAATGCTCAAGTATGGGAGACCCATCGTCGCATGAGAAGGTAAATAAGTTAttcaacaaaattatcaaagacAGCAAAGACAGTAGCCTGGAAACAACACCTCAGAAATCTCATGGCAAAGAAGAGATGACTGCAGCTCaaacttcaatttcttttggGAAAAGAGTTTTCTCTTCTGTGGGTTCAGGAAAGAGAGATAAAGACATGCTACTTTCAAATTCTTGGATACGGAGGTGGTGTCGTAATCAAGCTGCAACTGAACAGGGGAAGCCTAAGGTAGCAGTTGTTTGTGAGCCACGGAGTAGAAAGATGGAATTTCATGAGCTTCAAAACAAGCAGTCTCCGAGCCTTGCTGCTATGGCTTTGATGGCAAAGGCCATGACTGGGTTTCCACCTTGTGAGTTGCGTAGAACGGGTTCATTTGTAGTTTGGAATACCAAAGGTTTCTAA
- the LOC127802775 gene encoding 40S ribosomal protein S25-2, whose translation MAPKKEKAPPSSKPAKSGGGKQKKKKWSKGKQKEKVNNMVLFDKATYDKLLSEAPKYKLITPSILSDRLRINGSLARKAIKELMARGLIRMVSAHSSQQIYTRATNT comes from the exons ATG GCTCCGAAGAAGGAAAAGGCTCCTCCGTCGTCCAAGCCCGCGAAGTCCGGCGGGGGAAAGCAGAAGAAAAAG AAGTGGAGCAAGGGAAAGCAGAAGGAGAAGGTGAACAACATGGTGCTGTTTGACAAGGCCACATACGACAAGCTCCTCTCTGAAGCCCCCAAGTACAAGCTCATCACTCCTTCCATTCTTTCCGATCGGCTGAGG ATCAATGGATCACTTGCAAGGAAGGCTATAAAAGAACTGATGGCCAGAGGACTGATTAGGATGGTATCTGCCCATTCAAGCCAGCAGATATATACTAGGGCAACTAACACTTAG
- the LOC127801397 gene encoding glucose-1-phosphate adenylyltransferase large subunit 1-like — translation MDSWCVNLRANTHLARGRKDSFSDGDFGFLGERIRGNLGTSLRVNQFPKSMRIDRIRKIQPGVSCSSVVTSDNGKGTLFQTIPAPLLERHRANPKNVAAIVLGGGAGTQLFPLTSRAATPAVPVGGCYRLIDIPLSNCINGGINKIFVLTQFNSASLNRHIARTYFGNGVNFGDGFVEVLAATQTPGEAGKMWFQGTADAVRQFTWVFEDAKNKDIENILILSGDHLYRMDYMDLIQNHIDRNADITVSCTPAGESRASDFGLMKIDRNGRVIQFSEKPKGFDLEAMEVDTTLLGLSPQEAAKAPYIASMGIYVFRTDILLKLLKWRYPTSNDFGSEIIPSAVMEHNVQAYIFRDYWEDIGTIKSFYEANLALTEESPKFEFYDPKTPIFTSPRFLPPTKMDKCRIKDSIISHGCFLRECSIEHTIVGERSRLDSGVELKGTLMLGADYYQTESEIAALLAEGKVPMGIGRNTKIRNCIIDKNAKVGKDVVIMNKDGVQEADRPEEGFYIRSGITVVVEKAIIDDGTVI, via the exons ATGGATTCTTGGTGTGTAAACTTGAGAGCCAATACCCACTTggcaagaggaagaaaggaTTCTTTCAGTGATGGAGACTTTGGCTTTCTGGGCGAAAGAATCAGAGGCAATCTGGGTACTAGTCTTCGGGTTAATCAGTTCCCAAAAAGCATGAGAATCGATAGAATAAGGAAGATCCAACCTGGAGTTTCTTGCTCATCTGTTGTTACATCAGATAATGGCAAAGGGACTCTG TTTCAGACCATACCAGCACCACTGCTGGAAAGACATCGGGCGAACCCAAAAAATGTGGCTGCAATTGTACTGGGAGGAGGTGCAGGGACTCAACTCTTTCCTCTTACAAGTAGAGCTGCAACACCAGCA GTTCCAGTTGGTGGGTGTTACAGGCTCATCGATATACCATTGAGCAACTGCATCAATGGCGGCATAAACAAGATCTTTGTGCTGACCCAGTTCAACTCTGCTTCTCTAAACCGGCATATTGCTCGAACATATTTTGGAAATGGCGTGAATTTTGGGGATGGATTTGTGGAG GTTCTAGCAGCCACACAAACACCTGGAGAGGCGGGTAAAATGTGGTTCCAAGGGACTGCAGATGCTGTAAGGCAATTTACTTGGGTTTTTGAG GATGCCAAGAACAAGGATATTGAGAATATACTGATCTTGTCAGGCGATCATCTTTACCGCATGGATTATATGGACCTCATCCAG AATCACATCGACAGAAATGCTGATATTACAGTTTCATGTACACCTGCTGGGGAAAG ccgAGCCTCAGATTTTGGGTTGATGAAGATCGATCGAAACGGAAGAGTCATACAATTTTCTGAAAAACCAAAGGGTTTTGATCTGGAAGCCATG GAGGTGGATACCACTCTGTTAGGTTTGTCTCCACAAGAGGCTGCAAAAGCTCCTTACATTGCTTCAATGGGAATCTATGTGTTTAGAACAGATATTCTGTTGAAGCTTCTCAAGTGGAGATATCCTACATCAAATGACTTTGGATCTGAAATCATCCCTTCAGCTGTGATGGAGCACAATGTCCAA GCATATATTTTCAGAGATTACTGGGAAGACATTGGAACGATAAAGTCTTTCTATGAGGCTAACTTGGCCCTAACAGAAGAG TCTCCTAAGTTTGAATTTTATGATCCAAAGACACCAATCTTCACATCTCCTAGGTTCTTGCCACCAACCAAAATGGACAAGTGCCGG ATTAAGGACTCAATTATTTCACATGGTTGTTTCTTGAGAGAATGCAGCATTGAACACACTATCGTGGGTGAACGATCGCGACTAGACTCTGGGGTTGAGCTTAAG GGGACCTTGATGTTGGGGGCAGACTACTACCAAACTGAATCAGAAATTGCAGCTTTACTGGCAGAGGGCAAGGTCCCAATGGGAATCGGAAGGAATACAAAAATAAG GAACTGTATAATTGACAAGAATGCAAAGGTAGGCAAAGATGTTGTCATCATGAACAAAGAT GGTGTTCAAGAAGCCGACAGACCAGAGGAAGGATTTTACATACGGTCAGGGATCACTGTCGTAGTAGAGAAGGCAATAATTGACGATGGCACAGTCATATAA